A stretch of DNA from Methanobrevibacter gottschalkii DSM 11977:
ATGCATTTCAAAATCCATTTTTTGATTATATAATGCCGGTTTTCACTCACTTCGGAGGATTTAAATTTTTAATATTGGTATTGATAGCTATTGTGTTATATGCTCATTTAAGAAATAAGAGAACACTTAGAAAAATCATTTTTTTAACATTAATCGCTTTGTTATTTTCAGATGGTATTGCTTTTGTCTTAAAACATTTAATTCATGAACCAAGACCTTTTTTAAGTTTAGATAATGTACATTTATTAATTGCTGAAGATGATCCTCTTTCATTTCCTTCAGGCCATACTACTTCCACAATTGCAATAGTCACATTTCTTGTATTTAATATGAAAGAATTAGCTAAAAAACATTATAAAATCATAAATGTTTGTTTAATAATTTTTGCAATATTAATTCCATTTTCAAGAATGTATATTGGAGTTCATTATCCCGGTGATGTGTTAGCTGGTGCAGCAATTGGAATTGTTGGTGCAGTAATTGTTAATCACTTTAAATGTGAAATTTTAAATAGAATTGATATATTAAATAAAATTAAGGAGTCTATATCATGAATAATTTTGAAAATCAGAAATTTTGCCAATCCTGTGCAATGCCTCTTGAAAGTAGTGATTTTTTTGGAACTAATGCAGATGGAAGTAAAAATGAAGACTATTGTATTTACTGTTTTAAAGACGGTGAATTCACATCAGACATGTCAATGGATGAAATGATGAACTTCTGTATTGATAAAATGACTGAAGTCCATCCAGACATTGATAAACAACAAGCGACTGCAATGATGGGTGAAATATTTCCTAAATTAAAAAGATGGGCGGATGATTAAATTTACTTAACCACTTTTTTTAAACCTTAAATTTTAATTAACAAAAAATCTAATAGTATATATAACAATATAAAAGGATTTTTTTGATAATATGTGTTCAATAGTTGGATTGCAAGGTAATGTTAAAGCAGAAGATATTCTTAAAATGTTAAAGGTCTCTAAAAGTAGGGGTCCTGATTCATCAGGCATTTATCTGGATAAGCTTTATAAAAATATTAATCTAGATGAATTTGAAGATGATAATACATATCCAATTGCTTTTGGCCATAATTTACTTTCTATTTATGATTTGAATAATAGAATATCAAAATTACAACCAGTAACTGATGATAATCTTGTTTTATTGTTCAATGGTGAGATTTATAATTTTAAAACAATTACAAACTTACTTTCTAAAGTTGGCGTTGAAAAAGAAATTTTGTCTGATGCAGAAGCTTTACTTTATTTAATTGATTTTTACAATAAAGGAGATTTAGTTAAAGCTATTCAAAATACTACCAGATTATTCGATGGGGACTATGCATTTGCCGTATTTGATGGTGAAAACTTGGCTCTTGTACGTGATCCTCTAGGAGTTAAACCATTATTTTATGGTGAAAATGACAAATTAAAAGGATTCGCATCATCAAAACAATCATTAAAAGAAGTAGGAATCACTGATATTAATACATTAAAACCAGAACATATACTTTTTAATGGTCAGGATATATCTCCAGCTCAAGCAGTTC
This window harbors:
- a CDS encoding phosphatase PAP2 family protein, with translation MNINVELFYLFNHAFQNPFFDYIMPVFTHFGGFKFLILVLIAIVLYAHLRNKRTLRKIIFLTLIALLFSDGIAFVLKHLIHEPRPFLSLDNVHLLIAEDDPLSFPSGHTTSTIAIVTFLVFNMKELAKKHYKIINVCLIIFAILIPFSRMYIGVHYPGDVLAGAAIGIVGAVIVNHFKCEILNRIDILNKIKESIS
- a CDS encoding zinc ribbon domain-containing protein gives rise to the protein MNNFENQKFCQSCAMPLESSDFFGTNADGSKNEDYCIYCFKDGEFTSDMSMDEMMNFCIDKMTEVHPDIDKQQATAMMGEIFPKLKRWADD